One genomic region from Gossypium hirsutum isolate 1008001.06 chromosome D13, Gossypium_hirsutum_v2.1, whole genome shotgun sequence encodes:
- the LOC107920236 gene encoding nematode resistance protein-like HSPRO2 produces MVELDWKAKMVSSDIPKKSPKLSNKLQVSIPTPFRFSNMSSPLSTSPSASKAYDYYLRLPELRKLWETEEFPAWKNEVVLKPALHALEITFRFISIVLSDPRPYLNRREWTRRLQSLTTSQIELIAMLCEDENEAPILDLTSSNGVLTRESSSAEVWKIHGETTVVNRTSEGSLLPRLVTWQKSEDVAQKILYSIECEMRRCPFTLGLGEPNLSGKPNLDYDAVCKPNELHALKSSPYDHIENHENSTLYTTNQILESWIQTAKQLLKRIASGIDAGSFEAAAGDCYILEKIWKLLEEIEDLHLLMDPNDFLHLKSQLQIKSVNETEAFCFRSKGLVEITKLSKELKHKVPFILGVEVDPNGGPRIHEAAMRLYSEQKEGNKVSLVQALQAIEAALKRFFFGYKQVLMIVMGSLEGKGNRVVACSDSGDSLSQIFLEPTYFPSLDAAKTFLGEFWSREQGESRFKK; encoded by the coding sequence ATGGTTGAACTTGATTGGAAAGCAAAGATGGTTTCTTCCGATATTCCAAAGAAATCTCCAAAGCTCTCTAACAAACTCCAAGTTTCCATTCCGACGCCGTTTCGTTTCTCCAATATGTCTTCTCCGCTCTCGACTTCACCTTCGGCGTccaaagcttatgattattatcTCCGGTTACCGGAGCTGAGGAAGTTATGGGAGACAGAAGAGTTTCCCGCTTGGAAAAACGAGGTCGTTTTGAAGCCGGCTTTGCACGCTTTGGAGATTACGTTCCGGTTCATTTCGATCGTTTTGTCCGATCCTAGACCGTATTTGAACCGTCGGGAGTGGACGCGTCGACTCCAGTCGCTTACCACGAGTCAGATCGAACTCATCGCTATGTTATGCGAAGACGAAAACGAAGCTCCGATCCTTGATCTTACGTCGTCCAACGGTGTATTAACACGAGAGAGCAGCTCCGCCGAGGTGTGGAAGATTCACGGAGAAACGACGGTGGTGAACAGGACCAGCGAAGGCAGCTTATTGCCTCGGCTGGTGACGTGGCAGAAATCCGAGGACGTAGCGCAGAAAATTCTCTACTCCATCGAGTGCGAAATGAGGCGGTGCCCTTTCACGTTAGGCTTGGGAGAGCCGAACCTCTCCGGCAAACCAAACCTCGACTACGACGCCGTTTGCAAGCCAAACGAACTCCACGCGCTCAAGTCCAGCCCTTACGATCACATCGAGAACCACGAGAACTCGACGCTTTACACCACCAATCAGATCCTCGAATCATGGATCCAGACGGCGAAACAGTTGTTGAAACGCATCGCTTCGGGGATCGACGCCGGTAGCTTCGAAGCCGCCGCCGGCGACTGTTACATATTGGAAAAGATCTGGAAGCTTCTGGAAGAAATCGAAGATCTCCATCTCCTAATGGATCCCAACGATTTCCTTCACCTGAAAAGCCAGTTGCAGATAAAATCGGTTAACGAAACGGAGGCGTTTTGTTTCAGATCGAAAGGGTTGGTTGAAATTACGAAATTATCCAAGGAGTTGAAACATAAGGTCCCGTTCATTCTGGGTGTCGAGGTGGACCCTAACGGTGGGCCAAGGATTCATGAAGCTGCTATGAGGTTGTACTCGGAGCAAAAGGAGGGCAATAAGGTATCTCTGGTACAAGCATTGCAAGCCATCGAAGCGGCCTTGAAACGGTTCTTTTTTGGGTACAAGCAAGTGTTGATGATCGTTATGGGGAGTTTGGAAGGGAAAGGAAACAGAGTCGTGGCGTGTTCCGACTCGGGTGACTCGTTGAGTCAGATATTCTTGGAGCCTACTTATTTCCCCAGTTTGGATGCTGCTAAGACGTTTTTGGGCGAGTTTTGGAGTCGTGAACAGGGTGAGTCTCGGTTCAAGAAGTGA